The Vicinamibacterales bacterium genome includes the window CGGCGCGATGCGCTTCAGTCCGGCGCGCGTGAGCTGCTGGATCGTCGAGACCCTGACGAAATCCGCCGCGCTCAACCCGCCACGCGCCGCCGCCGCGCCGCTGGTGGGCAGCACGTGATTCGATCCGGTGGCGTAATCGCCCGCCGCCTGCGCGCTGTAGTCGCCGACGAAGATCGTTCCGGCGCGCCGCAGCCGCCGCGCCACCGCCGGCGTGTCGCACACCGCGTGCTCCGGCGCCATTCGTTCGCTGAGCGCCACCGCCTCGTCGAGCGACCGCGTGACCACGATGGCGCCGTTGCGCTGCAGCGCAGCGGCGGCCGGTCCGTCCTCGGGCATCCGCCGCGCGATCTCGTCCGCGACCTGCCGCGCGAGGCGCCGGTCCGGCGTGACGAACACCGCGCGCGCGTGCTCGTCGTGCTCGGCCTGGGCGAGGAGGTCCGCCGCAATCCACGCCGGACGCCCGGTGGTCGACAGCACCAGAATCTCGCTCGGACCGGCGAAGAAATCGATCGCGCAGTCCGCCGCGACGAACGCCTTCGCCGCGGCGACGTAGGCGTTGCCCGGTCCGACAATCTTGTCGACCTTGGGGATCGTCTCGGTGCCGTAGGCGAGCGCGGCAATCGCGTGCGCGCCGCCGATCCTCAAGAGACGGGTGACGCCGGCTTCGAGCGCCGCGGCACACACCGTGGCATCCGGCCGCGGGCACGCCGCGATGATCTCGCGCGCCCCGGCGACGCGCGCCGGAATCGCGGTCATGAGCAGGGACGAGGGCAGCGGATAGCGCCCGCCGGGGACGTAGCAGCCGACGCGATCGAGCGGCGTCACGCGCTGTTCGATGGTGATTCCCGGCGCCGGCCGGGTCGTCCATCCGCGC containing:
- the hisD gene encoding histidinol dehydrogenase codes for the protein MRIVESSDAGTVASLLDRAPRRDVALERRVARIVTTVRHGGDRALLTYARRFDRLTQPIDVPPEEMRDAATAVTPDVREAIRVAAGHIAGVARRQLPRGWTTRPAPGITIEQRVTPLDRVGCYVPGGRYPLPSSLLMTAIPARVAGAREIIAACPRPDATVCAAALEAGVTRLLRIGGAHAIAALAYGTETIPKVDKIVGPGNAYVAAAKAFVAADCAIDFFAGPSEILVLSTTGRPAWIAADLLAQAEHDEHARAVFVTPDRRLARQVADEIARRMPEDGPAAAALQRNGAIVVTRSLDEAVALSERMAPEHAVCDTPAVARRLRRAGTIFVGDYSAQAAGDYATGSNHVLPTSGAAAARGGLSAADFVRVSTIQQLTRAGLKRIAPTAVALAEAEGLHGHAASIRLRQTDAPSAPRTRDARGRA